The following are from one region of the Marinomonas sp. CT5 genome:
- a CDS encoding replication protein P, with protein sequence MKEPQAVQNLLKPLESRLATPSTTSTTQTGEYGDTGRGSNQGRDSGPSEAEQQTRVLVNMLFARFKAIYTHKFASAYSTTDEVKLAKREWAIALKGFQEPLLAYAVERTKEIHAWPPTIADFLKLINTAYKAYGLPDPRTAYLEACACRTDPLQYKWSHPAVFFAGSDAGWYKLKSEEERVTWPLFEQSYLKIVDRVISGERLVIPKVIMIEDKQTLSVKDLAGKIANDLSITEEEVAPLLYYTQKTHGSGVRARYREISQQKLFDMGYKEKLPD encoded by the coding sequence ATGAAGGAACCTCAGGCAGTACAAAATTTACTAAAACCTCTAGAGAGCAGGTTAGCGACGCCCTCAACAACATCCACGACACAGACTGGTGAGTACGGAGATACTGGACGCGGTAGCAACCAAGGTCGTGACTCTGGTCCTTCGGAAGCAGAGCAACAAACACGCGTCTTGGTTAATATGTTGTTTGCACGCTTTAAAGCCATTTATACGCATAAATTTGCCTCAGCTTACAGTACAACGGATGAAGTAAAACTGGCCAAGCGTGAGTGGGCAATTGCTTTAAAAGGTTTTCAAGAGCCATTGTTGGCTTATGCGGTAGAACGTACCAAAGAAATACATGCTTGGCCGCCAACCATTGCCGACTTCTTAAAACTGATTAATACCGCTTATAAAGCTTATGGCTTGCCTGATCCTCGTACTGCTTATCTTGAGGCCTGTGCTTGTCGAACAGACCCTTTGCAATATAAATGGAGTCACCCTGCGGTATTTTTTGCAGGGTCTGATGCCGGCTGGTACAAGCTAAAGTCTGAAGAGGAAAGAGTAACTTGGCCTTTATTTGAGCAAAGTTATTTAAAAATTGTCGATCGAGTTATTTCAGGCGAGCGTCTTGTTATCCCAAAAGTTATTATGATCGAAGATAAGCAAACTCTGAGCGTAAAAGATTTGGCAGGTAAGATTGCGAATGATTTATCTATTACAGAAGAAGAGGTTGCGCCCTTGCTTTATTACACGCAAAAAACTCACGGATCAGGCGTGCGAGCTCGTTATCGTGAAATTAGT
- a CDS encoding DnaT-like ssDNA-binding domain-containing protein has translation MLDNDYSLPISFSMAAQIGLEETVLLTFLKQQAYLVGSNALRVEMGRLGAQLPFWTVPMLMRLLSNLQISQLLSFQRQEDILEIHLSKSQKVAPATQPIAETSKDDSLMSKMDRLHKASREKAEEFTPQPKSYTTKQPVRQYDAPTPPVVNDRRGVTDFDLYLEQKERARQPDQWQPEEATLEQIVQAGIAREFALSLQTEFLLRIKEQRKNVRTWNSEFFKYVKRQWQYKQSDRSSYEGTSGSTKFTKTSREQVSDALNNIHDTDW, from the coding sequence ATGTTGGATAACGACTATTCATTACCGATATCATTTTCAATGGCTGCCCAAATCGGGCTAGAAGAAACCGTTTTATTGACCTTTTTGAAGCAGCAAGCTTACCTTGTTGGTTCTAACGCTTTGCGAGTAGAGATGGGGCGATTGGGAGCTCAGCTTCCATTTTGGACAGTTCCTATGTTGATGCGCTTGCTTTCTAATCTACAGATTAGTCAATTGCTTAGTTTTCAGCGCCAAGAAGATATATTAGAAATTCACTTGTCAAAGTCTCAAAAGGTAGCGCCTGCCACTCAGCCTATAGCTGAAACTTCTAAAGACGATTCTTTGATGAGTAAAATGGATCGCTTGCATAAAGCGTCGCGAGAAAAGGCAGAAGAGTTCACGCCACAACCAAAAAGTTACACAACGAAACAGCCTGTTAGACAATATGACGCACCCACTCCACCTGTGGTAAATGATCGTAGAGGGGTGACAGATTTTGATTTGTACTTGGAGCAGAAAGAACGTGCTCGACAACCCGATCAGTGGCAGCCGGAAGAAGCAACCTTGGAGCAAATTGTCCAAGCCGGTATTGCTCGTGAATTTGCTTTGTCTTTGCAAACTGAGTTTTTGCTGAGAATCAAAGAGCAGCGCAAGAATGTAAGAACTTGGAACAGTGAATTTTTTAAATACGTAAAACGTCAGTGGCAATACAAACAATCGGATAGGTCTTCATATGAAGGAACCTCAGGCAGTACAAAATTTACTAAAACCTCTAGAGAGCAGGTTAGCGACGCCCTCAACAACATCCACGACACAGACTGGTGA
- the raiA gene encoding ribosome-associated translation inhibitor RaiA, translating to MHTTKISGHHIDVTPAIKDHIHEKLSKVSKLSDEITSVNITLLKDSKQQKAEARLHLPGKEIFAAATSEDRLFHAIDGMVEKLVRQIDKHKTKQSSTGHKPITHH from the coding sequence ATGCATACCACTAAAATTTCTGGACACCATATCGATGTAACCCCAGCAATTAAAGATCACATCCATGAGAAGCTCTCAAAAGTATCCAAACTCAGTGACGAAATCACATCCGTAAATATCACTTTATTAAAAGACAGCAAACAACAAAAAGCAGAAGCGCGACTTCACCTTCCAGGTAAAGAAATTTTTGCCGCAGCCACTTCAGAAGATAGACTATTTCACGCAATAGATGGCATGGTTGAAAAATTGGTGCGCCAAATAGACAAACACAAAACCAAGCAATCCAGCACAGGTCACAAGCCAATCACACATCATTAA
- a CDS encoding Bax inhibitor-1/YccA family protein, producing MRYTEALSTHTSQAANKTLRNTYGLLSLTLLFSAFTAGLSMAFNLPHPGLIITLVGFYGLLFLTHKFKNSSAGILCVFALTGFMGLTLGPILSAYLNMSNGASLIMSALGITGLSFLGLSAYALISKKDFSFLNGFITVGFFVLLFAVIAGIFVKMPALQIFISAGFALFSAAVILLQTSEIVRGGETNYIMATVNLYVSLYNMFLSVLSLLGMARD from the coding sequence ATGCGTTACACAGAAGCCCTTTCGACACATACGTCACAAGCGGCAAATAAAACGCTCCGCAATACTTACGGACTGTTGTCGCTTACCCTATTGTTCAGCGCCTTCACTGCGGGCTTGAGCATGGCTTTCAACTTACCTCATCCTGGCCTAATTATTACTTTAGTAGGTTTTTATGGTCTGCTTTTTTTGACGCACAAATTTAAAAACAGCTCAGCTGGTATTCTTTGTGTGTTTGCTTTGACTGGTTTCATGGGTCTTACCCTTGGGCCGATATTAAGCGCTTACTTGAACATGTCTAACGGCGCCAGCTTGATTATGAGCGCATTGGGCATCACAGGCCTGTCATTCCTTGGTTTGTCCGCTTATGCGCTAATTTCCAAGAAAGACTTCAGTTTCCTTAATGGATTCATCACTGTTGGTTTCTTCGTTCTATTGTTTGCTGTGATTGCTGGCATCTTTGTTAAAATGCCTGCCCTGCAAATCTTTATTTCTGCAGGTTTTGCGCTATTCTCTGCTGCGGTCATTTTGCTGCAAACAAGCGAAATCGTACGTGGCGGTGAAACCAATTACATTATGGCAACTGTGAACTTGTATGTTTCTCTATACAACATGTTCTTAAGTGTATTGTCACTTCTAGGTATGGCTCGCGATTAA
- the tusD gene encoding sulfurtransferase complex subunit TusD, protein MQYTLLITGSPYQSKACHTALRFIRAALNKHPDSIKGVFFYEDAVLIGNQAAQPPRDEIDLAQAWQDIAKQHSIPLYLCIAAAVRRGIINESESRRYELEQHTLAEHFQLEGLGTLVDLMNSSNKIIQFR, encoded by the coding sequence ATGCAATACACTTTGCTCATTACAGGGTCGCCATACCAAAGCAAGGCTTGCCACACCGCCCTTCGCTTTATTCGCGCTGCTCTCAACAAACACCCTGACAGCATAAAAGGCGTATTTTTTTACGAAGATGCTGTACTCATTGGTAACCAAGCCGCACAGCCTCCACGAGATGAAATCGACTTAGCACAAGCGTGGCAAGACATTGCAAAACAACACAGCATACCTTTGTACTTATGTATTGCCGCTGCGGTACGACGCGGCATCATCAATGAAAGTGAAAGTCGCCGGTATGAGTTAGAACAACATACGCTTGCAGAACATTTTCAACTTGAAGGCTTAGGAACGCTTGTGGACTTAATGAACAGCAGCAATAAAATCATTCAGTTTAGGTAA
- a CDS encoding DsrE family protein, with product MKNTLIHLNSSPYASLACKEGLDLALVLATFEQPVDLCLSGAAMALLTDNQNPTTEQGKNLHKLLAGLEFYDIENIFIEKHQSWLSDQPTWQGVQQLDEAEWQTMFSQYQQVFRF from the coding sequence ATGAAAAACACACTCATTCACCTAAACTCTAGCCCTTATGCCAGCTTAGCCTGTAAAGAAGGTCTGGACCTTGCTCTTGTGCTTGCGACCTTTGAGCAACCTGTTGATCTATGCCTTTCTGGCGCAGCTATGGCGCTATTGACTGATAATCAAAACCCAACCACAGAACAAGGTAAGAATCTACACAAGCTACTTGCAGGGTTAGAGTTTTACGACATTGAAAACATCTTCATAGAGAAGCACCAGTCTTGGCTTAGCGACCAGCCAACTTGGCAAGGTGTTCAGCAACTTGATGAAGCTGAATGGCAAACGATGTTTTCACAATACCAACAAGTTTTTCGGTTTTAA
- a CDS encoding DsrH/TusB family sulfur metabolism protein translates to MRLHQINQLEYPATFETTWQNSVQAGDQILLIEEGFLRLVHHANALQQLTKEKTAEVYYLQSDATAYGLSPQFGQALSDEEWVELTFSAEANISW, encoded by the coding sequence ATGCGACTTCACCAAATAAATCAGCTCGAATACCCTGCCACATTTGAAACAACGTGGCAAAATAGCGTACAAGCTGGCGACCAAATATTATTGATTGAAGAAGGCTTCTTGAGGCTGGTTCACCATGCCAATGCCTTGCAACAGCTGACCAAAGAAAAAACGGCCGAAGTGTATTATTTACAGAGTGACGCCACGGCTTATGGTTTATCGCCACAATTTGGCCAGGCTTTATCAGATGAAGAATGGGTCGAACTCACCTTTTCTGCTGAAGCAAACATTAGTTGGTAA
- a CDS encoding TusE/DsrC/DsvC family sulfur relay protein codes for MTNCTAILDEEGYLLNLQDWTPELANQLAKDVDIELTDAHWEIIYLLRDFYTEFEVSPAMRPLVKAVTKKLGAEKGRSIYLMTLFPGSPPKLAAKIAGLPKPANCL; via the coding sequence ATGACAAACTGCACAGCAATTTTAGATGAAGAAGGTTATTTACTGAACCTACAAGATTGGACCCCTGAACTTGCCAATCAACTAGCCAAAGATGTAGACATAGAGCTCACTGATGCTCACTGGGAGATTATTTATTTATTGCGCGACTTCTACACTGAATTTGAAGTTTCTCCCGCTATGCGCCCACTAGTCAAAGCCGTAACCAAAAAACTCGGTGCAGAAAAAGGCCGCAGTATTTATTTGATGACACTCTTCCCTGGCAGCCCACCTAAATTAGCCGCCAAAATTGCTGGGCTTCCAAAACCCGCCAATTGCTTGTAA
- the cobA gene encoding uroporphyrinogen-III C-methyltransferase, whose translation MTGKVYLIGAGPGDPELLTLKAHRLLKMADVVLYDRLVGKEIIELIPESAEKMYVGKAKSLHSLPQEEINSLLAAKAKEGHMVVRLKGGDPFIFGRGGEELEELIEEGVPFEVVPGVTAAAGCAAYAGIPLTHRDYAQSVRFLTGHLKDGTTELPWEELVHPAQTLVIYMGLTGLKDITQSLIRFGMSPSMPVAIVEKGTTSEQRVFTSTIQDVYDVSVANEAKSPALLIIGEVVTLQEKLQWYGK comes from the coding sequence ATGACGGGCAAGGTCTATTTAATTGGTGCGGGTCCAGGTGATCCAGAGTTATTGACATTAAAAGCACATCGTTTGTTAAAAATGGCCGATGTGGTTTTGTACGATCGTTTAGTTGGTAAAGAAATTATTGAGCTAATTCCTGAGTCAGCGGAAAAAATGTATGTGGGTAAAGCCAAATCTTTACACAGCCTTCCGCAAGAAGAGATTAACAGTCTGCTTGCTGCTAAAGCGAAAGAAGGCCACATGGTCGTTCGCTTAAAAGGTGGAGATCCTTTTATTTTTGGACGCGGTGGCGAAGAGCTTGAGGAGCTGATTGAAGAAGGTGTGCCTTTTGAGGTGGTCCCAGGTGTCACTGCGGCGGCAGGTTGTGCTGCCTACGCTGGCATTCCACTAACACATCGAGATTACGCTCAATCTGTGCGTTTCTTAACAGGGCATTTAAAAGACGGTACAACAGAGTTGCCTTGGGAGGAATTGGTTCATCCAGCACAGACCTTGGTTATTTATATGGGGTTGACGGGCCTGAAGGACATTACTCAATCCTTAATTCGTTTTGGTATGAGTCCATCTATGCCAGTTGCCATTGTGGAAAAGGGCACAACCAGTGAACAGCGTGTTTTCACATCCACGATTCAAGATGTGTACGATGTTTCAGTGGCGAATGAGGCCAAATCTCCTGCGTTACTCATTATTGGGGAAGTGGTTACCTTGCAGGAAAAGTTACAATGGTACGGTAAATAA
- the serS gene encoding serine--tRNA ligase — protein MLDIKALRADPEAIAAQLKKKGYELDVATFSSLEERRKAIQVETEQLQQARNSVSKEIGQAMKSGDKDKAAELKAQTATLGDDLEAAKAQLAQVQDELEGLLEGIPNIPHTSVPEGKTEDDNVEIRRWGEPKQFDFEPKDHVDLGEAMEMLDFEAAVKITGSRFAVMHSDLARLHRALTQFMINTHVDVHGYSEVYVPYLVNAHSLKGTGQLPKFEADLFKVPVDKDSGNNDFYLIPTAEVPVTNLVRDEILNDADLHKKFVAHTPCFRSEAGSYGRDTRGMIRQHQFEKVELVHVCRPDISEQVLEELVGHAEVILQKLGLPYRTVILCGGDLGFSAHKTYDIEVWLPGQGKYREISSCSNMWDFQARRMQARWRNPETGRPELAHTLNGSGLAVGRTLVAVLENYQNADGSVRVPDVLVSYMGGKTVLQKA, from the coding sequence ATGTTAGACATTAAAGCATTACGCGCTGACCCGGAAGCCATTGCGGCTCAACTTAAAAAGAAAGGCTATGAGTTGGATGTGGCGACTTTTTCTTCCTTAGAAGAGCGTCGTAAAGCCATTCAAGTAGAAACCGAGCAGCTGCAACAAGCCCGTAATTCAGTGTCCAAAGAAATCGGTCAGGCGATGAAGTCTGGCGATAAAGACAAAGCGGCTGAACTTAAAGCACAAACCGCAACACTAGGTGATGATCTAGAAGCAGCCAAAGCCCAACTTGCACAAGTTCAAGATGAACTTGAAGGCTTGTTAGAAGGCATTCCAAATATCCCGCATACCTCTGTTCCAGAAGGCAAAACGGAAGACGACAACGTAGAGATTCGTCGTTGGGGTGAGCCTAAGCAATTCGATTTTGAGCCAAAAGATCATGTGGATCTTGGTGAAGCGATGGAAATGTTAGACTTCGAAGCAGCAGTGAAAATTACTGGTTCTCGCTTTGCTGTTATGCATTCTGACCTAGCGCGTTTACACCGTGCGCTTACTCAGTTCATGATCAATACACATGTTGATGTGCATGGTTACTCTGAAGTCTATGTGCCTTACTTGGTGAACGCTCATTCTCTAAAAGGCACAGGCCAGCTACCTAAATTTGAAGCCGATCTATTTAAAGTGCCAGTGGACAAAGACAGTGGCAATAATGATTTCTACTTGATACCAACCGCCGAAGTGCCAGTGACGAACTTGGTGCGTGATGAAATTTTGAATGATGCCGATTTGCATAAGAAGTTTGTCGCTCATACGCCTTGTTTCCGTAGTGAAGCGGGCAGTTACGGTCGTGATACACGTGGCATGATTCGTCAGCACCAGTTTGAAAAAGTGGAACTGGTTCATGTTTGTCGCCCAGATATTTCTGAGCAAGTGCTTGAAGAGTTGGTTGGTCATGCAGAAGTAATTTTGCAGAAGCTAGGGCTTCCATACCGTACTGTGATTCTGTGTGGCGGTGATCTTGGTTTCTCTGCTCATAAAACTTATGACATTGAAGTGTGGTTGCCTGGACAAGGCAAATACCGCGAAATTTCTTCTTGTTCTAATATGTGGGATTTCCAAGCTCGTCGTATGCAAGCGCGCTGGCGTAACCCAGAAACAGGGCGTCCAGAACTGGCACACACTTTGAATGGATCCGGTTTGGCTGTAGGTCGTACTTTGGTTGCCGTACTAGAAAACTACCAAAATGCTGATGGTAGTGTCCGTGTTCCTGACGTACTTGTGTCATACATGGGTGGCAAGACCGTATTGCAAAAAGCATAA
- the crcB gene encoding fluoride efflux transporter CrcB has translation MMYFMIAVGGAFGALSRYGMTKWINTYWHHHFPFATMLINVLGCVLMGIAFVVISERMPSLEPYRPLIMVGFLGAFTTFSTFSLEIVSLINMQAWLSAVSYLLLSCVLGIAGLAAGMAVARFL, from the coding sequence ATGATGTATTTTATGATTGCAGTGGGTGGCGCGTTTGGTGCATTGAGTCGTTATGGTATGACAAAGTGGATAAACACATACTGGCATCATCATTTCCCCTTTGCCACCATGTTGATTAATGTACTTGGTTGCGTATTAATGGGGATTGCGTTTGTTGTGATAAGTGAGCGCATGCCGTCTCTTGAACCGTATCGCCCTTTGATAATGGTGGGCTTTTTAGGGGCATTTACCACTTTTTCGACTTTTTCTTTAGAAATTGTCTCTCTTATTAACATGCAGGCTTGGCTAAGTGCAGTAAGCTATTTATTATTGAGCTGTGTTTTGGGGATTGCCGGCTTAGCGGCTGGTATGGCTGTTGCTCGTTTTTTATAA
- a CDS encoding replication-associated recombination protein A: MKDLFSDIPAGGYQPLAARMRPTSLDEYIGQSHLVGPGKPLRRMVETGHCHSFILWGPPGVGKTTFAQLLSHALDAQFIEISAVMSGVKEIRAAVEQAKNLRQMNGAQTVLFVDEVHRFNKSQQDAFLPFIEDGTFLFIGATTENPAFELNSALLSRARVYRLKTPSVEDVKQVLIRALQDHDKGIAADSQGNAFQIDDYFLSVLAQAADGDIRRGLNFLEILSDLVEPGSQVAQEQLEDVLGGSVRRFDRQGDVFYDQISAFHKSVRGSSPDGALYWMARMLDGGCDPLYIARRLLAIASEDIGNADPRALQIGLNAWDIFERVGPGEGNRAIAQAAVYMACAPKSNAVYKAFNQAMSDVAAQPSYEVPVHLRNAPTSLAKSMGHGDEYRYAHNEEHAYAAGENYMPEELANMRYYQPTDRGLEKKINDKLAWLSDLDDQSPLQRYDLSEGYE, translated from the coding sequence ATGAAGGATCTGTTTTCGGACATTCCGGCAGGCGGGTATCAGCCGTTAGCAGCCAGAATGCGTCCCACTAGTCTCGATGAATATATTGGGCAGTCGCATTTGGTTGGTCCGGGAAAACCATTGCGCAGAATGGTAGAAACAGGCCACTGTCATTCATTCATACTTTGGGGGCCGCCGGGAGTGGGTAAAACTACTTTTGCGCAACTTCTTTCTCACGCCCTTGATGCCCAATTTATTGAAATATCTGCCGTTATGTCTGGTGTTAAAGAAATTCGTGCGGCGGTTGAGCAGGCAAAAAATCTGCGTCAGATGAACGGTGCTCAAACTGTGCTTTTTGTCGATGAGGTTCATCGTTTTAATAAGTCTCAGCAAGATGCCTTTTTGCCATTTATTGAAGATGGCACCTTCTTATTTATTGGTGCCACCACAGAAAATCCCGCCTTTGAACTCAATTCTGCATTGTTATCAAGAGCACGTGTTTATCGTTTGAAAACACCAAGTGTAGAAGATGTTAAGCAAGTGTTGATTCGGGCTTTGCAGGATCACGACAAGGGTATTGCGGCGGATTCACAAGGAAATGCATTTCAAATAGACGATTATTTCTTATCTGTTCTTGCGCAAGCGGCGGATGGTGATATTCGACGAGGTCTCAACTTTTTAGAGATATTGTCTGATCTTGTTGAGCCTGGTAGTCAGGTTGCACAAGAGCAGTTAGAGGACGTACTCGGTGGCAGTGTTCGCCGTTTTGATCGCCAAGGTGATGTGTTTTACGACCAAATATCCGCTTTTCACAAATCGGTTCGCGGATCCTCCCCAGACGGTGCTCTCTATTGGATGGCTCGTATGCTGGATGGCGGTTGCGATCCTTTATATATCGCACGTCGTCTTTTGGCGATTGCGTCCGAAGATATTGGTAATGCCGACCCACGTGCTTTGCAAATTGGCCTAAATGCTTGGGATATTTTTGAGCGTGTTGGGCCAGGTGAAGGGAATCGCGCCATTGCCCAAGCGGCGGTTTATATGGCCTGTGCACCAAAAAGTAATGCTGTTTATAAAGCGTTTAATCAAGCGATGTCGGATGTGGCGGCACAGCCTAGTTATGAAGTGCCTGTGCACTTGCGTAATGCGCCCACTTCCTTAGCAAAAAGTATGGGCCACGGTGATGAATACCGTTATGCCCATAACGAAGAACATGCTTACGCTGCGGGTGAAAATTATATGCCAGAAGAGTTGGCTAACATGCGCTACTACCAGCCAACAGATCGTGGTTTAGAGAAAAAAATTAATGACAAGCTGGCATGGCTATCTGATTTAGACGATCAGAGCCCTCTGCAACGTTATGATTTATCTGAAGGGTATGAGTAA
- the lolA gene encoding outer membrane lipoprotein chaperone LolA — protein MLNKLVTMVMLTVVMVLQSAVVQAADSTSSIESLLERNRNIEGEFRQVTYDEKGKQLQVSEGVFLLAKPNQFVWDSVTPFAQRIISNGKYITVWDVDLEQATKKPLSGAVGNSPAALLGQPAAQVLPHYDVTKLGDEKFRLKPKEDQDLFQTLTLSFRNKVISAMSILDALGQTTVIEFKNVETHDGVAKENFALDLPENVDVIVEGQ, from the coding sequence TTGTTGAATAAATTAGTCACTATGGTGATGCTTACTGTCGTAATGGTTCTGCAAAGTGCGGTGGTGCAAGCGGCTGACTCCACAAGCTCAATAGAGAGTTTGCTGGAGCGAAATCGTAATATTGAAGGTGAATTTCGTCAGGTTACTTACGACGAAAAAGGTAAACAACTACAGGTGAGTGAAGGTGTTTTTCTACTTGCTAAACCTAATCAATTTGTTTGGGATAGTGTGACGCCTTTTGCGCAGCGCATTATTTCAAATGGCAAATACATTACGGTTTGGGATGTGGATTTGGAGCAAGCGACGAAAAAACCTTTGTCTGGCGCAGTGGGAAATTCTCCCGCGGCACTATTAGGACAACCTGCGGCGCAAGTGCTTCCTCATTATGATGTGACCAAACTTGGTGATGAAAAATTCCGTTTAAAGCCAAAAGAAGACCAAGATTTATTTCAAACCTTGACCTTGTCTTTCCGTAATAAAGTCATTAGTGCAATGAGCATTCTAGATGCGCTAGGACAAACAACGGTGATTGAGTTTAAAAATGTTGAGACACATGATGGCGTGGCGAAAGAAAATTTTGCTCTAGATTTGCCTGAGAATGTAGATGTGATTGTAGAAGGGCAGTAA